One genomic region from Candidatus Methylomirabilota bacterium encodes:
- a CDS encoding glycosyltransferase yields the protein MSLRVAVLSVHTCPLAALGGKETGGMNVYVRETARELGRMGVAVDVFTRSQNASIPRVAELGEGARVIHLPAGPQAPIAREALHRHLPEFVEGVEAHRWAEGIDYDVIHAHYWLSGVVGLELRERWGVPLVQMFHTLGRLKNSVAQGPDELEPELRIAEESRVVAAADRIVAANGVERAHLVWHYGAAAERIAVIPCGVDTELFQPMSQATAKDLLELPPDPMLLYVGRLQPIKGLETLLDAMARLGGAARLYIVGGDSDEPDPGDIASGHARELRSRVAALGLGERVRFIGPQPQRRLRLFYAAADATVMPSYYESFGMVALEAMACGSPVVASRVGGLTTTVKEGVTGYLVPEGDPAALADRLERLLHDPETRARLGVNASRWAADHRWPCVAEAVCRLYSELRPAAASHLGRGRCQT from the coding sequence GTGAGCCTCCGCGTCGCCGTGCTCAGCGTCCACACCTGCCCATTGGCCGCGCTCGGCGGCAAGGAAACGGGCGGCATGAACGTCTACGTGCGCGAGACGGCGCGCGAGCTCGGGCGCATGGGCGTCGCCGTGGACGTCTTCACGCGCTCGCAGAACGCCTCGATCCCCCGCGTCGCCGAGCTGGGGGAGGGCGCGCGGGTCATCCATCTGCCCGCGGGCCCTCAGGCGCCGATCGCGCGCGAGGCGCTCCACCGCCACCTGCCGGAGTTCGTCGAGGGCGTCGAAGCGCATCGCTGGGCGGAGGGGATCGACTACGACGTCATCCACGCGCACTACTGGCTCTCGGGCGTGGTGGGCCTCGAGCTGCGCGAGCGCTGGGGCGTGCCGCTCGTCCAGATGTTCCACACGCTCGGCCGCCTCAAGAACTCGGTGGCGCAGGGGCCCGACGAGCTCGAGCCCGAGCTGCGGATCGCCGAGGAGTCGCGTGTCGTCGCGGCCGCCGACCGCATCGTGGCGGCCAACGGGGTCGAGCGCGCGCACCTGGTCTGGCACTACGGCGCCGCGGCCGAGCGCATCGCCGTCATCCCCTGCGGCGTGGACACCGAGCTCTTCCAGCCGATGTCCCAGGCCACGGCCAAGGACCTCCTCGAGCTGCCGCCCGACCCGATGCTGCTCTACGTGGGGCGGCTCCAGCCGATCAAGGGGCTCGAAACCCTGCTGGACGCCATGGCGCGGCTTGGAGGCGCGGCGCGACTCTACATCGTCGGAGGCGATTCGGACGAGCCCGATCCTGGCGACATTGCCTCGGGCCATGCGCGGGAGCTGCGGTCCCGCGTGGCGGCCCTCGGGCTCGGCGAGCGGGTGCGCTTCATCGGCCCGCAGCCCCAGCGGAGGCTCCGCCTCTTCTATGCCGCGGCCGACGCCACGGTCATGCCGTCCTACTACGAGTCGTTCGGTATGGTGGCGCTCGAGGCTATGGCCTGCGGCAGCCCCGTGGTCGCCTCGCGCGTCGGCGGACTTACCACGACGGTCAAGGAGGGCGTGACGGGCTATCTCGTGCCTGAAGGGGATCCGGCCGCCCTCGCCGATCGGCTGGAGCGGCTCCTCCACGACCCCGAGACCCGGGCGCGCCTCGGCGTCAATGCGTCGCGCTGGGCGGCCGACCACCGCTGGCCGTGCGTGGCGGAGGCCGTGTGTCGCCTGTACTCCGAGCTCCGGCCGGCGGCGGCTTCCCACCTCGGCCGCGGCCGCTGCCAGACGTAG
- the phnA gene encoding phosphonoacetate hydrolase has translation MARGGGPITVNGRTYGWPARPLVVVCVDGCEPDYLAQAFLAGAMPFLASAAARGASLLGAAVIPSFTNPNNLSIVTGVPPAVHGICGNYFWDREAGAEVMMNDPKYLRCGTILAAFADAGASVAVVTAKDKLRRLLGHGMRGTCFSSEQADRTTRAEHGIDDALGFVGLPLPSVYSAALSEFVFAAGVKLMESARPDILYLSTTDYVQHKHAPGTAQAHAFYRMMDGYLASLDAMGAAIALTADHGMNAKTDPHGAPQVIYLQDVLDGWLGAGRARVILPITDPYVVHHGALGSFATIYLPEGADARVAAASVGALPGMELVLEREEGCRRFELPPDRMGDLIAISGRHVVIGTSGAKHDLSGLDAPLRSHGGLTEQTVPLVFSRPLAALPEARRLRNFDIFDLALNHAR, from the coding sequence ATGGCGCGGGGCGGCGGGCCGATTACCGTCAACGGGCGGACCTACGGGTGGCCGGCCCGGCCGCTCGTGGTCGTCTGCGTCGACGGCTGCGAGCCCGACTACCTGGCGCAGGCCTTCCTGGCCGGGGCCATGCCCTTCCTCGCCTCCGCCGCGGCGCGCGGCGCAAGCCTGCTGGGCGCCGCAGTCATCCCGAGCTTCACCAATCCGAACAACCTCTCGATCGTCACAGGCGTGCCGCCCGCAGTGCACGGCATCTGCGGCAACTACTTCTGGGACCGCGAGGCCGGCGCCGAAGTGATGATGAACGACCCGAAGTACCTGCGTTGCGGGACGATTCTGGCGGCCTTCGCCGATGCCGGCGCCTCGGTGGCTGTCGTCACGGCAAAGGACAAGCTCCGGCGGCTCCTCGGGCACGGGATGCGGGGGACCTGTTTCTCGTCGGAGCAGGCGGACCGGACCACGAGGGCCGAGCACGGTATCGACGACGCGCTCGGGTTCGTCGGGCTGCCGCTCCCGTCGGTGTACAGTGCCGCCCTCAGCGAGTTCGTCTTCGCGGCGGGCGTCAAGCTCATGGAGTCGGCGCGGCCCGATATCCTGTACCTCTCGACGACGGACTACGTCCAGCACAAGCACGCCCCCGGGACGGCGCAGGCCCACGCCTTTTACCGCATGATGGACGGCTACCTCGCCAGCCTCGACGCCATGGGCGCGGCGATCGCGCTCACGGCCGACCACGGCATGAACGCCAAGACGGACCCGCACGGAGCGCCCCAGGTCATCTACCTCCAGGATGTGCTCGACGGCTGGCTCGGCGCGGGCCGTGCGCGGGTGATCCTGCCCATCACCGACCCGTACGTGGTTCACCACGGGGCGCTCGGCTCCTTCGCCACGATCTATCTTCCTGAAGGCGCCGACGCGCGCGTGGCGGCGGCCAGCGTGGGCGCGCTGCCGGGCATGGAGCTGGTCCTCGAGCGGGAGGAAGGGTGCCGGCGCTTCGAGCTTCCGCCCGACCGCATGGGCGATCTCATCGCCATCTCGGGGCGCCACGTCGTCATCGGCACCAGCGGCGCGAAGCATGATCTCTCGGGACTGGATGCGCCGCTCCGCTCCCACGGCGGGCTCACCGAGCAGACGGTGCCGTTGGTGTTCAGCCGGCCGCTCGCCGCTCTGCCGGAGGCGCGCCGGCTGAGAAACTTCGACATCTTCGACTTAGCACTGAACCACGCTCGTTGA
- a CDS encoding GNAT family N-acetyltransferase encodes MKVEALPGFESLDESRWNGLLAQARQPSVFLSWQWQTAWARAFLDSRPLHLLRVSDDAGMLAGLLPLYDEAVGLRRFVGGVDVSDYLDLIVPAGREEEVWQALLQHRAGESTEWDLRAIRAASPTLDILPRLCAAAGIRAQVEREDRCPVLELPASWDAYLAGLGGKDRHELRRKIRKLERELPGTSVRAHSSPEGWDGALAAFLRLHRLSKVGKARFMDERMEAFFRDATRALAAAGWARLWFLEWGGAAVASFLCLESLGSAGGSVGLYNSGFDPLHAKLAPGIVLLTHVIRDAIDRGVAVFDFLRGEEPYKYAFGPTARDLFRVRVAP; translated from the coding sequence ATGAAGGTTGAAGCGCTGCCGGGCTTTGAGAGCCTGGACGAAAGTCGCTGGAACGGGCTCCTCGCCCAGGCACGCCAGCCCTCGGTGTTTCTCTCCTGGCAATGGCAGACCGCCTGGGCGCGTGCTTTCCTCGATTCACGGCCGCTGCACCTGCTCCGGGTCAGCGACGATGCCGGAATGCTTGCGGGCCTGCTGCCGCTCTACGACGAAGCCGTCGGGCTCCGGCGCTTCGTCGGCGGGGTAGACGTCTCGGACTACCTCGACCTGATCGTCCCCGCCGGCCGCGAGGAGGAGGTCTGGCAGGCACTCCTCCAGCACCGCGCGGGCGAGTCCACCGAATGGGACCTCCGGGCGATCCGTGCCGCGTCGCCCACCCTCGACATCCTGCCGCGGCTCTGCGCCGCAGCCGGGATCCGGGCGCAGGTCGAGCGGGAGGACCGCTGTCCCGTGCTCGAGCTGCCCGCGTCGTGGGACGCGTATCTCGCGGGTCTCGGGGGCAAGGACCGCCACGAGCTGCGGCGCAAGATCCGAAAGCTCGAACGCGAGCTGCCGGGCACGTCCGTGCGCGCTCACTCTTCGCCCGAGGGATGGGACGGCGCGCTGGCCGCGTTCCTGAGGCTCCACCGCCTCTCCAAGGTCGGCAAGGCGCGCTTCATGGACGAGCGCATGGAGGCCTTCTTCCGCGACGCGACCCGCGCGCTGGCGGCCGCGGGCTGGGCGCGGCTGTGGTTCCTCGAATGGGGCGGAGCGGCCGTGGCGAGCTTCCTCTGTCTCGAGAGCTTGGGTTCGGCTGGGGGCTCGGTCGGGCTATATAACTCGGGCTTCGACCCGCTCCACGCCAAGCTTGCTCCGGGCATCGTGCTCCTCACCCACGTGATCCGCGACGCGATCGACCGCGGCGTCGCCGTCTTCGACTTCCTGCGTGGGGAGGAGCCCTACAAGTACGCCTTCGGGCCCACGGCTCGGGACCTCTTCCGCGTGCGGGTGGCGCCGTGA
- a CDS encoding zinc ribbon domain-containing protein produces MPIYEYECRGCNRRVSLLVRSLASPEAPRCPRCGSVELSRLMSRFATPKSEDARLEAAADPSQFGDLDENDPQAVARFVKRMGEATGEDLGDDLGEAMEAAAGEEGGSDGSAEDGGEASLGEDGGGDEG; encoded by the coding sequence GTGCCCATCTACGAGTACGAGTGTCGGGGTTGCAACCGCCGCGTGAGCCTGCTCGTCCGTTCGCTTGCGTCTCCGGAAGCGCCGCGATGTCCGCGCTGCGGCAGCGTCGAACTCTCCCGCCTCATGTCCCGCTTCGCCACGCCCAAATCCGAAGACGCTCGGCTCGAAGCCGCCGCCGACCCCTCGCAGTTCGGCGATCTCGACGAAAACGACCCGCAGGCCGTCGCGCGCTTCGTCAAGCGCATGGGCGAAGCGACTGGCGAGGACCTGGGGGATGATCTCGGAGAGGCCATGGAGGCCGCCGCCGGCGAGGAGGGTGGCTCGGACGGATCCGCGGAAGACGGCGGCGAGGCGAGCCTGGGCGAGGACGGAGGCGGCGATGAAGGTTGA